In Serratia marcescens subsp. marcescens ATCC 13880, a single genomic region encodes these proteins:
- the cysC gene encoding adenylyl-sulfate kinase, whose translation MRWCASTSRTGAPAICSVADKVAAELRATGPDDENVVWHPHAVTRADREARNGHRGAVLWFTGLSGSGKSTVAGALEQALHGLGVSTYLLDGDNVRHGLCRDLGFSDEDRRENIRRVGEVSKLMVDAGLVVLTAFISPHRAERQLVREMLGDDRFIEVFVDTPLAICEARDPKGLYKKARAGELRNFTGIDAVYEAPQQPEIHLDGQQLVTNLIAQLLDVLRGQAIIKP comes from the coding sequence ATGCGCTGGTGCGCAAGCACTTCCCGCACTGGGGCGCCCGCGATCTGCTCGGTGGCCGATAAGGTGGCCGCTGAACTGAGGGCGACCGGGCCGGACGATGAGAACGTGGTTTGGCATCCGCACGCGGTCACGCGCGCGGATCGCGAAGCGCGCAACGGCCACCGCGGCGCGGTGCTGTGGTTTACCGGGCTGTCCGGCTCGGGCAAATCCACCGTCGCCGGCGCGCTGGAGCAAGCGCTGCATGGGCTTGGCGTCAGCACCTATCTGCTGGACGGCGATAACGTGCGCCATGGTTTGTGCCGCGATCTCGGTTTTTCCGACGAGGATCGGCGCGAGAACATCCGCCGGGTGGGAGAAGTGTCCAAACTGATGGTGGATGCCGGGCTGGTGGTGCTGACCGCGTTCATTTCGCCGCACCGCGCCGAGCGGCAACTGGTGCGCGAGATGCTCGGCGACGATCGCTTTATCGAGGTGTTCGTCGACACGCCGTTGGCGATCTGTGAGGCGCGCGATCCGAAGGGATTGTATAAGAAAGCGCGCGCCGGCGAGCTGCGCAATTTCACCGGTATCGACGCGGTTTATGAGGCGCCGCAGCAGCCGGAAATCCACCTCGACGGCCAACAATTGGTAACAAATTTGATTGCGCAATTGTTAGACGTGTTGCGTGGTCAGGCTATTATCAAACCCTGA
- a CDS encoding DUF3561 family protein: MQNVTPILIDSKQSKQEREEPSYSFLGGVSGFVFYWLAFALPFLVYGSNTLFFLLYTWPFFLALMPLSVLIGITLSMLLRGRLILTLLLTGAVVLCLFWLVFSFLTGW, translated from the coding sequence ATGCAAAATGTCACGCCTATCTTGATCGACTCCAAGCAGTCAAAACAGGAGAGAGAGGAGCCTTCTTATTCTTTCCTGGGCGGCGTCAGCGGCTTTGTTTTCTACTGGCTGGCGTTCGCGTTGCCGTTTCTGGTTTACGGTTCCAACACGCTGTTTTTCCTGCTCTATACCTGGCCGTTTTTCCTGGCGCTGATGCCGCTGTCGGTGCTGATCGGCATCACTCTCAGCATGCTGCTGCGCGGCCGTCTGATCTTGACGCTGCTGCTGACCGGCGCCGTTGTGCTGTGCCTGTTCTGGCTGGTGTTCAGCTTCCTGACCGGGTGGTGA
- a CDS encoding amino acid ABC transporter ATP-binding protein: MIRVHNLQKQFGESHVLRGISCQIAANEVVCVIGPSGSGKSTFLRCINALETLSGGEIEVNGFAVHDQKTDLNKMRESVGMVFQRFNLFPHMTVLENIIMAPVSVKKQPRAEAIAQAEQLLLKVGLLDKIDAYPNSLSGGQQQRVAIARALAMAPKIMLFDEPTSALDPELVGEVLAVMKSLALEGMTMVVVTHEMGFAREVADRVLFIDQGIIQEEGQPQQIFSHPSNPRTQAFLSKVL, encoded by the coding sequence GTGATTCGCGTACATAACCTGCAAAAACAGTTCGGCGAAAGCCACGTGCTGCGCGGCATTTCTTGCCAGATCGCCGCCAACGAAGTGGTGTGCGTCATCGGCCCTTCCGGCTCGGGAAAAAGCACCTTCCTGCGCTGCATCAATGCGCTGGAAACGCTCTCCGGCGGCGAGATCGAGGTGAACGGCTTCGCCGTCCACGATCAGAAAACCGACCTGAACAAAATGCGTGAAAGCGTGGGCATGGTATTTCAGCGCTTCAACCTGTTCCCGCACATGACGGTGTTGGAAAATATCATCATGGCGCCGGTGAGCGTGAAGAAACAGCCGCGCGCTGAAGCCATCGCACAAGCCGAGCAGCTGCTGCTCAAGGTTGGCCTGCTCGACAAGATCGACGCCTATCCCAACAGTCTGTCCGGCGGCCAGCAGCAGCGGGTGGCCATCGCCCGCGCGCTGGCGATGGCGCCGAAGATCATGTTGTTCGACGAACCGACCTCCGCGCTCGATCCTGAGCTGGTGGGCGAAGTGCTGGCGGTGATGAAATCACTGGCCCTCGAGGGCATGACCATGGTGGTGGTGACGCATGAGATGGGCTTTGCCCGCGAGGTGGCCGACCGGGTACTGTTTATCGATCAGGGGATCATTCAGGAAGAGGGGCAGCCGCAGCAGATCTTCAGTCACCCGTCCAATCCGCGCACTCAGGCGTTTCTAAGCAAAGTTTTGTAA
- a CDS encoding amino acid ABC transporter permease — translation MEGAWMTIKCTIICVLLGTTWGLILGLGRLAQAPHGIWKPILHYGVQWPVRIYISAFRGTPLFVQIMVVHFALVPLFINPRDGLLVTSGLMSVDFARALRADYGAFLSCVVAITLNAGAYVSEIFRAGIQSIDRGQMEASRSLGMSYGKTMRQVILPQAFRRMLPPLGNNAIAIVKDSSLASAIGLADLAYAARTVSGAYATYWEPYLTISLVYWVITFLLSLLVQHMEKRFGKSDSRT, via the coding sequence ATGGAAGGCGCCTGGATGACCATCAAATGCACCATTATCTGCGTGCTGCTGGGCACCACCTGGGGCTTGATCCTCGGGCTGGGCCGCTTGGCGCAGGCGCCGCACGGCATCTGGAAACCCATCCTGCATTACGGCGTTCAGTGGCCGGTGCGCATCTACATCAGCGCCTTTCGCGGCACGCCGCTGTTCGTGCAGATCATGGTGGTGCACTTCGCGCTGGTGCCGCTGTTCATCAACCCGCGTGACGGTCTGCTGGTCACCAGCGGCCTGATGAGCGTCGATTTCGCTCGCGCGCTGCGCGCCGACTACGGCGCCTTTCTCTCCTGCGTGGTGGCGATCACGCTCAACGCCGGCGCCTATGTGTCGGAAATCTTCCGCGCCGGGATCCAGTCGATCGATCGCGGCCAGATGGAGGCATCGCGCTCGCTCGGCATGAGCTATGGCAAGACCATGCGTCAGGTGATCCTGCCGCAGGCTTTCCGCCGCATGCTGCCGCCGCTGGGCAACAACGCCATCGCCATTGTCAAGGATTCGTCGCTGGCCTCCGCCATCGGCCTGGCGGATCTGGCCTATGCCGCCCGTACCGTCTCCGGCGCCTACGCCACCTACTGGGAGCCCTATCTGACCATTTCGCTGGTCTATTGGGTCATCACCTTCCTGCTCTCGCTGCTGGTGCAGCACATGGAAAAGAGGTTCGGTAAAAGTGATTCGCGTACATAA
- a CDS encoding basic amino acid ABC transporter substrate-binding protein, translating to MLKRLVLIGACLAATFSIAALAAEPTYVVGSGGTYRPFEFENSQKQLEGFDIDIIKAVAKAEGFQIKLINTPWEGIFATLNSGDRDIIISGITITDKRKQMVDFSAPYFPAEQAIVVPQDSTVDSIAALKALKVGVVNSSTGDIVVSDALGKNSTAIKRFDNTPLMLQELYEDGIGAAVGDVGVAKFYIKTHPEKAFKLVPDAKFERQYFGIAVAKGNDELRNKINAGLKKIVADGTYAKIYQTWFDSNVPTLPAE from the coding sequence ATGTTAAAACGTTTAGTTCTGATCGGCGCCTGCCTGGCCGCCACCTTCTCTATCGCCGCGTTGGCGGCTGAACCAACCTACGTCGTCGGCTCCGGCGGCACCTATCGGCCGTTCGAATTTGAAAACAGCCAAAAGCAGCTGGAAGGTTTCGATATCGACATCATCAAGGCGGTGGCCAAGGCTGAAGGCTTCCAAATCAAACTGATCAATACGCCGTGGGAAGGGATCTTCGCCACGCTGAACTCCGGCGATCGCGACATCATCATTTCCGGCATCACCATCACCGACAAGCGCAAGCAAATGGTTGATTTCTCAGCGCCTTACTTCCCGGCGGAGCAGGCTATCGTGGTGCCGCAAGACTCGACGGTGGACTCCATCGCCGCGCTGAAAGCGCTGAAGGTCGGCGTGGTAAACTCCAGCACCGGCGACATCGTGGTGTCCGACGCGCTGGGTAAAAACAGCACCGCCATCAAGCGCTTTGACAACACCCCGCTGATGCTGCAGGAGCTGTATGAAGACGGCATCGGCGCGGCGGTCGGCGACGTCGGCGTGGCCAAGTTCTATATCAAAACCCACCCTGAGAAAGCCTTCAAGCTGGTGCCCGACGCCAAGTTCGAGCGCCAGTATTTCGGCATCGCCGTCGCCAAAGGCAACGATGAACTGCGCAACAAGATCAACGCCGGCCTGAAGAAAATCGTCGCCGACGGCACTTACGCCAAGATCTACCAAACCTGGTTCGACAGTAACGTACCGACGCTGCCGGCGGAATAA
- the ftsB gene encoding cell division protein FtsB, producing the protein MGKLTLLLLALLGWLQYSLWLGKNGIHDYVRVNEDVAVQQGNNAKLKARNDQLFAEIDDLNGGQEAIEERARNELGMIKPGETFYRLVPDQSRRNAASSSQNNAQK; encoded by the coding sequence ATGGGAAAACTTACGCTGCTATTGCTGGCATTGCTCGGTTGGTTACAGTATTCACTGTGGCTGGGCAAAAATGGTATTCACGATTACGTGCGGGTCAATGAAGACGTTGCGGTCCAGCAGGGCAACAACGCCAAGTTGAAAGCGCGTAACGATCAGCTGTTTGCCGAAATCGATGATTTGAACGGCGGACAGGAAGCGATCGAAGAGCGTGCGCGTAATGAGCTGGGCATGATCAAGCCCGGTGAGACTTTCTATCGTCTGGTTCCTGACCAATCCAGACGCAACGCGGCGTCTTCTTCGCAAAACAACGCACAAAAATAA
- the ispD gene encoding 2-C-methyl-D-erythritol 4-phosphate cytidylyltransferase has translation MNHSAGTFPSVIAVLPAAGIGSRMQAECPKQYLTIGRHSIVEHAIHALLRHPRIERVIVAIGPEDRQFEQLPIAQDPRVIVTEGGKQRADSVMAGLKLAGDADWVLVHDAARPCLHADDLERLLAITAHSKVGGILAAPVRDTMKRAEPGRETIAHTVERQDLWHALTPQLFPLPLLKQCLQRALDEGANVTDEASALEHCGYHPLLIAGRADNIKVTRPEDLALAAFYLTQLDN, from the coding sequence ATGAATCACTCCGCAGGTACCTTTCCCTCGGTGATTGCCGTCCTGCCCGCTGCCGGTATCGGCAGCCGCATGCAGGCGGAATGCCCGAAGCAATATTTAACCATCGGCCGGCACAGCATCGTCGAACACGCCATCCACGCCCTGTTGCGCCACCCGCGCATTGAACGGGTGATCGTGGCGATCGGCCCCGAAGATCGCCAGTTCGAACAGTTGCCGATCGCCCAGGATCCGCGGGTGATCGTCACCGAAGGCGGCAAGCAGCGCGCCGATTCGGTGATGGCCGGGCTGAAACTGGCGGGTGATGCGGACTGGGTGCTGGTGCACGACGCCGCGCGCCCCTGCCTGCACGCCGACGATCTCGAGCGCCTGCTGGCGATCACCGCACATAGCAAGGTCGGCGGCATTCTCGCCGCGCCGGTGCGCGACACCATGAAACGCGCCGAACCCGGCCGCGAAACCATCGCCCACACCGTCGAACGGCAGGATCTGTGGCATGCGCTGACGCCGCAGCTGTTTCCGCTGCCGCTGCTCAAGCAGTGCCTGCAGCGCGCGCTGGATGAAGGCGCGAACGTCACCGACGAAGCCTCGGCGCTGGAACATTGCGGCTATCATCCGCTGCTGATCGCCGGCCGGGCGGACAACATTAAAGTAACGCGGCCGGAGGATTTGGCGCTGGCGGCGTTCTATTTGACCCAGTTAGACAATTAA
- the ispF gene encoding 2-C-methyl-D-erythritol 2,4-cyclodiphosphate synthase: MRIGHGFDVHKFGGEGPLVIGGVRIPYDKGLLAHSDGDVALHAATDALLGAAALGDIGKLFPDTDPAFKGADSRELLREAWKRIRAKGYRLGNLDITIIAQAPKMAPHIPQMRVFLAEDLQCHMDDVNVKATTTEQLGFTGRGEGIACEAVALLIKE; the protein is encoded by the coding sequence ATGCGTATCGGTCACGGTTTTGATGTACATAAATTCGGCGGCGAAGGCCCGTTGGTGATCGGTGGTGTTCGCATCCCTTACGACAAAGGCTTGCTGGCCCACTCCGACGGTGACGTCGCGCTGCATGCCGCCACCGACGCCCTGTTGGGGGCGGCGGCGCTGGGCGATATCGGCAAGCTGTTCCCCGATACCGATCCGGCCTTCAAGGGCGCGGACAGCCGCGAGCTGCTGCGCGAAGCCTGGAAACGCATCCGCGCCAAAGGGTACCGCCTCGGCAATCTCGACATCACGATTATTGCCCAGGCGCCGAAAATGGCGCCGCACATCCCGCAGATGCGCGTCTTCCTGGCGGAAGATTTGCAGTGCCATATGGATGACGTCAACGTGAAGGCCACGACCACCGAGCAGCTCGGTTTCACCGGGCGCGGCGAGGGCATCGCGTGCGAAGCGGTCGCCTTGCTGATCAAGGAATAA
- the truD gene encoding tRNA pseudouridine(13) synthase TruD — MDMANLTWLHGRPQSTGVLKANPEDFVVVEDLGFAPDGEGEHVLVNIRKNGCNTQFVADYLARFAGIHARSVSYAGLKDRHAVTEQWFCLHMPGKDTPDFSRFTLEGCEVLSSARHLRKMRIGNLKGNHFTLVLRQISDRQDVERRLQAIAAQGVPNYFGSQRFGRGGNNLAMARRWANDEIRVKERSKRSFYLSASRSALFNLIASQRLADGLQRTALEGDALQLSGRGSWFVAKADELEALQQRLDAGELVVTAPLPGDGEPGTAGKALAFEQQCLAEQPELLTLLKRERVDPARRALLLQPQNLQWNWWDDVTVELRFWLPAGSFATSVVREIMQQDDSDADIAE; from the coding sequence ATGGATATGGCGAATCTGACCTGGCTGCATGGCCGGCCGCAGAGCACCGGGGTGTTGAAAGCCAATCCGGAAGATTTCGTGGTGGTCGAAGATCTGGGCTTTGCGCCGGACGGCGAAGGCGAGCACGTGCTGGTGAATATCCGTAAAAACGGCTGCAATACCCAGTTCGTGGCCGATTACCTGGCGCGCTTCGCCGGCATTCACGCCCGTTCTGTCAGCTATGCCGGTTTGAAGGATCGCCACGCGGTGACCGAGCAGTGGTTCTGCCTGCATATGCCGGGTAAGGACACGCCGGATTTCTCCCGGTTTACGCTGGAAGGCTGCGAGGTGCTCTCGTCTGCCCGCCACCTGCGTAAAATGCGCATCGGCAACCTGAAGGGCAACCACTTTACGTTGGTGCTGCGCCAGATTTCCGATCGGCAGGACGTGGAACGTCGCCTGCAGGCCATCGCTGCGCAGGGCGTGCCGAACTACTTCGGCAGCCAGCGTTTCGGCCGCGGCGGCAACAATCTGGCGATGGCGCGCCGCTGGGCGAATGATGAAATTCGTGTCAAAGAGCGCAGCAAGCGCAGTTTCTATCTGTCCGCCAGCCGCAGCGCGCTGTTCAATCTGATCGCGAGCCAACGCCTGGCCGACGGCCTGCAGCGCACCGCGCTGGAGGGGGACGCCCTGCAGCTGAGCGGCCGCGGTAGCTGGTTCGTCGCCAAAGCCGATGAGCTGGAGGCATTGCAGCAGCGGCTGGATGCCGGTGAGCTGGTGGTTACGGCTCCCTTACCGGGCGACGGTGAGCCAGGCACCGCCGGCAAAGCCTTGGCTTTTGAACAACAATGCTTGGCGGAACAGCCGGAATTGCTTACGCTTTTAAAGCGCGAGCGTGTCGACCCCGCTCGCCGGGCCCTGCTGTTGCAGCCGCAAAATTTGCAGTGGAACTGGTGGGATGACGTTACCGTAGAATTGCGCTTCTGGCTGCCGGCAGGCAGCTTCGCGACCAGCGTGGTGCGTGAAATTATGCAGCAGGATGACAGTGATGCGGATATTGCTGAGTAA
- the surE gene encoding 5'/3'-nucleotidase SurE: MRILLSNDDGVSAPGIQVLAAALREFAEVQVVAPDRNRSGSSNALTLESPLRTQTLANGDIAVLQGTPTDCVYLGVNALMRPAPDIVVSGINAGPNLGDDVIYSGTVAAAMEGRHLGLPALAVSLNGHQHYATAAAITCRILRALQREPLRTGKILNINVPDLPLAEIKGLRVTRCGSRHPADKVFCQQDPRGQNIYWIGPPGDKFDAGPDTDFAAVEQGYVAITPLQVDLTAYAAQEVVKTWLTKAEVSGEW; encoded by the coding sequence ATGCGGATATTGCTGAGTAACGATGACGGCGTCAGCGCCCCGGGCATTCAGGTGCTGGCGGCGGCGCTGCGGGAATTCGCCGAAGTGCAGGTCGTGGCGCCGGATCGTAACCGCAGCGGCTCTTCCAACGCCTTAACGCTGGAGTCGCCGTTGCGCACGCAGACGCTGGCCAACGGGGATATTGCGGTGTTGCAAGGGACGCCGACCGACTGCGTTTACCTTGGCGTCAACGCATTGATGCGCCCGGCGCCCGATATCGTGGTCTCCGGCATTAATGCCGGGCCGAATTTGGGTGACGACGTTATCTATTCCGGCACCGTCGCGGCGGCGATGGAGGGCCGGCACCTGGGGCTGCCCGCGCTGGCGGTGTCTCTGAACGGTCACCAACACTACGCGACCGCAGCGGCCATTACCTGCCGCATCCTGCGCGCGCTGCAGCGTGAACCGTTACGTACCGGAAAAATCCTGAATATTAACGTACCGGATCTGCCGCTGGCTGAGATCAAAGGCCTGCGCGTTACTCGCTGCGGCAGCCGCCATCCTGCCGACAAGGTCTTCTGCCAGCAGGATCCGCGCGGACAAAATATCTACTGGATCGGGCCGCCTGGTGATAAATTTGATGCCGGGCCGGATACCGACTTTGCGGCGGTGGAACAAGGCTATGTGGCGATAACGCCGCTACAGGTGGATTTAACCGCCTACGCGGCGCAAGAAGTCGTGAAAACATGGTTAACCAAGGCAGAGGTTAGCGGGGAATGGTGA
- a CDS encoding protein-L-isoaspartate(D-aspartate) O-methyltransferase, with protein MVNKRMQTLLTQLRQQGIRDEKLLRAIEAVPRERFVDEALDHKAYENTALPIGSGQTISQPYMVARMTELLNLKPTSRVLEIGTGSGYQTAILAHLVQHVCSVERIKGLQWQAKRRLKQLDLHNVSTRHGDGWQGWASRGPFDAIIVTAAPPEIPQALVEQLDDGGILVLPVGEQAQTLKRIQRHGNDFVIDAVEAVRFVPLVKGELA; from the coding sequence ATGGTGAATAAGCGCATGCAAACATTGCTGACGCAGCTGCGGCAGCAGGGGATCCGGGACGAAAAGCTGCTGCGGGCGATCGAAGCGGTGCCGCGCGAGCGTTTTGTCGATGAAGCGCTGGATCACAAAGCCTACGAAAACACCGCATTGCCGATCGGTTCCGGTCAGACCATTTCCCAGCCTTATATGGTGGCGCGGATGACCGAGCTGCTGAATCTGAAGCCCACCTCAAGGGTGTTGGAGATCGGCACCGGTTCCGGTTATCAAACCGCTATCCTGGCACATCTGGTGCAACACGTTTGTTCCGTCGAACGCATCAAGGGGCTGCAGTGGCAGGCCAAGCGCCGCCTGAAACAGCTCGATCTTCACAATGTTTCCACCCGCCACGGCGACGGCTGGCAGGGTTGGGCCTCGCGCGGCCCGTTCGATGCGATCATCGTCACTGCCGCGCCGCCGGAGATCCCGCAGGCGCTGGTGGAGCAGCTGGACGATGGCGGCATTTTGGTGTTGCCGGTGGGTGAGCAGGCTCAAACCCTCAAACGCATTCAGCGTCATGGCAACGATTTCGTTATCGATGCGGTAGAGGCAGTGCGCTTTGTGCCGTTGGTGAAAGGCGAATTGGCCTAG
- the nlpD gene encoding murein hydrolase activator NlpD, with protein MITLRRVAVCTMVSLWLAGCTNTASTSAPISSVGGGGAAPSGNNNGGVQQASPEGRIVYNRSYNAIPKGSYSGGETYTVKRGDTLFYIAWITGNDFRDLAQRNNIPEPYSLNVGQTIQLGNGSANGGGGMLATTDATKGGVPKPPSSSQIQTATVDSQSTNAYSENSGKQNVGKMLPAAGAAAVGTATAPVTAPEAAPPVSSTVSNSAPVSTWRWPTDGKVIDNFSSSEGGNKGVDIAGSRGQPIFATADGRVVYAGNALRGYGNLIIIKHNDDYLSAYAHNDTMLVREQQEVKAGQKIATMGSTGTSSVRLHFEIRYKGKSVNPLRYLPQR; from the coding sequence ATGATTACGTTACGCCGGGTAGCGGTGTGTACGATGGTAAGTTTGTGGTTGGCGGGTTGTACGAATACGGCCTCGACGTCGGCTCCTATCAGCAGCGTGGGGGGCGGCGGTGCCGCTCCATCCGGCAATAATAATGGCGGAGTGCAGCAGGCCAGCCCAGAGGGCCGCATTGTCTATAACCGCAGTTATAACGCCATCCCCAAAGGGAGCTACAGCGGCGGCGAAACTTATACGGTCAAGCGCGGCGACACGCTGTTTTATATTGCCTGGATCACCGGCAATGATTTCCGCGACCTGGCGCAGCGCAACAATATTCCCGAGCCATACAGCCTGAATGTTGGCCAAACCATTCAGCTTGGTAATGGTTCTGCCAACGGCGGCGGCGGCATGTTGGCGACGACAGACGCGACCAAAGGCGGCGTTCCGAAGCCACCTTCCAGCTCCCAGATCCAGACGGCAACGGTTGATTCTCAATCAACTAACGCGTATTCTGAAAACTCGGGTAAACAGAATGTAGGTAAGATGTTACCTGCAGCAGGTGCCGCAGCGGTTGGGACCGCGACTGCGCCTGTTACCGCGCCGGAAGCCGCTCCACCTGTGAGCAGCACCGTCAGCAACAGCGCTCCGGTCAGTACCTGGAGATGGCCGACTGACGGTAAGGTTATTGATAACTTTTCCTCATCAGAAGGTGGGAATAAGGGTGTCGATATCGCCGGTTCCCGTGGGCAGCCTATCTTCGCTACCGCCGATGGCCGCGTAGTGTATGCAGGCAACGCTTTACGGGGTTACGGTAATCTAATCATCATCAAACATAATGATGATTACCTGAGCGCCTACGCTCATAACGACACAATGCTGGTCCGGGAACAACAAGAAGTGAAGGCGGGTCAAAAAATAGCCACCATGGGTAGCACCGGTACCAGTTCAGTACGTTTGCATTTTGAAATTCGTTACAAGGGGAAATCCGTAAACCCGCTGCGTTATCTTCCGCAGCGATAG
- the rpoS gene encoding RNA polymerase sigma factor RpoS, with amino-acid sequence MSQNTLKVNELHDDADFDENGAEAESFDEKALVEEETSENDLAEEELLSQGVTQRVLDATQLYLGEIGYSPLLTAEEEVYFARRALRGDVPSRRRMIESNLRLVVKIARRYSNRGLALLDLIEEGNLGLIRAVEKFDPERGFRFSTYATWWIRQTIERAIMNQTRTIRLPIHIVKELNVYLRTARELSHKLDHEPSAEEIAEQLDKPVDDVSRMLRLNERITSVDTPLGGDSEKALLDILADEKDNGPEDTTQDDDMKQSIVKWLFELNAKQREVLARRFGLLGYEAATLEDVGREIGLTRERVRQIQVEGLRRLREILQMQGLSIEALFRE; translated from the coding sequence ATGAGCCAAAATACGCTGAAAGTTAACGAGTTACATGATGATGCGGATTTCGACGAGAATGGAGCTGAGGCCGAGTCGTTTGATGAAAAAGCGCTGGTAGAAGAAGAGACCAGCGAGAACGATTTAGCGGAAGAAGAGCTGTTGTCTCAAGGCGTTACGCAACGCGTATTGGATGCGACGCAGCTCTATCTGGGTGAGATCGGTTATTCACCTCTGCTGACCGCAGAGGAAGAAGTCTATTTTGCGCGGCGTGCTCTGCGCGGTGACGTGCCGTCCCGCCGCCGCATGATTGAAAGCAACCTGCGGCTGGTGGTGAAAATCGCTCGCCGCTACAGCAACCGCGGTCTGGCGCTGCTGGATCTGATCGAAGAGGGTAACCTCGGTCTGATTCGCGCAGTGGAAAAATTCGACCCGGAACGCGGTTTCCGCTTCTCCACTTATGCAACCTGGTGGATCCGTCAGACGATTGAACGGGCGATCATGAACCAAACCCGTACCATTCGTTTGCCTATCCATATCGTCAAAGAACTGAATGTCTATCTGCGCACCGCGCGCGAGCTTTCCCACAAGCTGGATCATGAACCGAGCGCTGAAGAAATTGCCGAGCAACTCGACAAGCCGGTGGATGACGTCAGCCGCATGCTGCGCCTGAATGAGCGTATCACCTCGGTGGATACGCCGCTGGGCGGGGATTCGGAGAAAGCGCTGCTGGACATTCTGGCCGACGAGAAGGACAACGGGCCTGAAGACACCACGCAAGATGACGATATGAAGCAAAGCATCGTCAAATGGCTGTTCGAATTGAACGCCAAACAGCGTGAAGTGTTGGCGCGTCGTTTCGGCCTGTTGGGCTATGAAGCGGCGACGCTGGAAGACGTAGGCCGGGAGATTGGCCTGACGCGCGAGCGCGTCCGTCAGATTCAGGTAGAAGGTCTGCGCCGTCTGCGTGAGATTTTGCAGATGCAGGGCCTGAGCATTGAGGCGCTGTTCCGTGAATAA